In Lycium barbarum isolate Lr01 chromosome 9, ASM1917538v2, whole genome shotgun sequence, the DNA window TCAAAATTGTGGAATCTAAACACATAGGCAAATAAATAAATGCAAcaaaaatcacattatattgaaacccttatggttagaaccaaGAAAATCCCCAACAGAGTCTCCATCTATTatggttcgcttttacgcgggtgcataaagGTTACTAcaaggttgttggtgctctaatcggattttattatttttggagtcgccacctaatttattatggaaaactagaAAAACCAGGTTTAAATATTTTTGCAAATAAGtaaaaatcttttggaccaaagttcgaggtaagggttctggtgatccctagggaaggttttaagcaccctattattaaggatccgtagaatacagttgacctatgagcttcataatgtatttaattgtttaaaagtATTTAGTTTTCCGCAAAAATGTCACTTTTATTCACATCGTAACTTTCGAGAAAACATTCGGCAAAAAGTTCCctttataaaaaggggttttggtttagTTGTGATAGGTAGGAGTATAGTGGAAAATGTGCTACTTACTCAAGAAATCATTGTTGACATAAGATTGAGAACTAGAACAGCCAATGTGGTAATGAAATTGGATATGACTAAGGCTTATGATAGGGTTTCATGGCTGTTTCTAACAATGGTGCTGAAAAGAATGGGTTTTTCTGAAAGATTGGTTGACATGGTATTAGGATAATTAGTAAGAACTGGTATTCATTGCTCTTTAATGGTTAACAACAAAGTTTTTTCCAGTCTTCAAGAGGGGTCAAGCAATGGGATCCTTTATCCCCTACTTTGTTTATTTTGGCTGTAGAGGTGTTGACAAGAAATTTGAATAGATTGCATCAAATTCCTCAATTTAGAGGTTTTGGAATGCCAAGAAGGAGTCTCAAGATCAATcatttggcatatgcagatgatatgATTATATTCACTTCAGATGATGTAATGTCATTGCAATTAATCATGGAAGTATTACGGAAGTATGAAAAAACTTCTGGGCAAAAGATTAATAAGGAGAAGAGTGTTGTGTACCTACATCACAATTTAACAGGGGACATCAAGGTAACTGTTGAGGTTGTTACAGGGATAGGAAGGAAAGATTTTCCTTTCACATACTTGGGTTGTCCAATATTCTACAGTAAGAGGAGGAAAGAATATTATAACTCTACGCTGATGAAGATTATGAATAGACTTCAATCTTGGAAGGGGAAGATGTTATCTTTTGGAGGAAGAACTGTTCTAATCAAACATGTTTTGCAAGGAATGTCTATTCATCTATTATCTGCAATGAATCCCCCAGATAGTGTGATTAAGCAAATGCATAAAATGTTTGCTGAATTCTTTTGGAGTAACACTATTGGGGGAAAGAGCAGGCATTGGATTTCTTGGATCAAGATGTGCATACCAGAAAAGGAAGGGGAATTAGATTTAGATCTATGCATGATGTATCTATGGCCCTATATTGTAAGATCTGGTGGAATTTTAGAACTCTACCTTTCTTATGGAGTTCTTACATGAGTAACAGATATAGCAAAAAGATACATCCTGTGATAGTGCAGTGGAAGTATGGAACACAAACTTGGAAGAAAAATGTTGCAAGCAAGGGACCTCATAGAGCAACAcatttggtggcaagtgaagatgGGAGATGCTCAGTTTTGGTATGACAATTGGACAGGGTTGGGAGCTCTTTACTATGTTACTGGCAATGATGTTTATGATGAAAGGTTTGAAAATGTGAAAGATATGGTGGCTGACGGAAGATGGGATGTTGACAAGCTTAGAGAAGTGTTATCTGAAGAGATTGTACAGCATGTCACAAGCACTATAATCCCTCCTCATGCAGAAAAAAGGATGGACAACCCTTGGTGGTTACTTGATACAAGAGGAGAGTTCTCTGTGAAGTCATCATGGGAATATTTAAGGCTAAGAGGTCAAGAACAGGAGGTGTACAAGCATATTTGGATAAAAGGCCTGCCTTTCAAGATCTCTTTTTTTATTTGGAGATGTTGGAAATTTAAaattccaatagatgatgtgctgAAAAGGATGACTATTAATTTAGCATCTAGATGCTGGTGTTGTTTAAATCCCGGGGAGGAAATAATACAACACCTTTTTGCTAAATCATATGCAGCATACAAGACTTGGGCTTAATTTGGTTCGTGTGCAGGGCTGAATTTTGAAGGACTGCAATTGCAGCAAATAATAACCAAATGGTGGACTTTGTCTAGCAATGACATATTAAAGCCAATCTTCCAAGTTATACCAGCAGTGGTGATGTGGGAATTGTGGAAAAGGAGGAATGCAATTAATGATGACAAAAGGAGATCAGTTGAAAGATGCATTTATCAAGTGTTTCTGACTATTCAGAGACTGGTGCAATATAGAAATCCTTCTATGACTAATATTCATAATAGTTAGAGGGAGTTGATTCAAGGTATGAAAGGCTACAAGCCAAGGCTGAAAGTTACTAAAGTGTTGTGGCAGCCTCCACCACAGGGTTAGGTCTTATGCAACACTGATGGTGCATCAAGAGGCAATCCTGGTAGAGGGGCATATGGCTTTGGGGTCAGAAATGAAAGAGGGGATTTAGTCTATGCACAGGTTGGATATACAACAAATACTGAAGCAGAAGCATTGGCAATCCTAGAGGCTATTAAATGGTGTCATCATCAACATCTGGACCACATTATAATGACTGATTTTCAGATGGTTCAAAAGGTTCTAAAAGAAGAGTGGAAACCACCATGGAGCATTGTAGGATGAATTGAAACTATTAAAGAGCTGATGGCTAGGAAACAGGTCCAATTTGATCATATTCTGCGAGAAGGTAATAAGTTAGTTGACTCTTTAGCTAATTTGGCCTTAGATAAGGGACCAGCGCAATGTGGAAGTTTCATGGAGTTAGGAGTGGAACAGAGGAAGATTATCAACGGTGATAAGTCTCAAATTCCGTACCTAAGGATTAAAGTTCACAAATGAGGAGGCACAATACCGAACAACTGGGAGAAACAAAGCAGATTAATGGGGAAATAGGTTATATCATCATGCTCAAATCCTTAGGGAGAAGAGCATGGTGGTATTTTTCACTAATTTTGTGTTCTTTTTTGCAGGTATACATTACTAGGAGGAATCAAGTGCATATAAATAATACATGGAAACATATATGTGTCAAAGCACCAACAACAAGCAACAGAGGAGGTTTCTATACTAGGCACCAAAATACCAAAGAACAAcaaatagggtataacagtacAAGGCAACATCAGCAACATAAATTTTGCACTCAAGAACAGGATAACAGATTTTCCTTCACTAGCACCAACCAAGCAGACAAGATGGAT includes these proteins:
- the LOC132611964 gene encoding uncharacterized protein LOC132611964, yielding MARVTEMTGASMAKDQSLGKTIVPKKQMAKAKGRSIVENVLLTQEIIVDIRLRTRTANVVMKLDMTKAYDRVSWLFLTMVLKRMGFSERLVDMSSRGVKQWDPLSPTLFILAVEVLTRNLNRLHQIPQFRGFGMPRRSLKINHLAYADDMIIFTSDDVMSLQLIMEVLRKYEKTSGQKINKEKSVVYLHHNLTGDIKVTVEVVTGIGRKDFPFTYLGCPIFYSKRRKEYYNSTLMKIMNRLQSWKGKMLSFGGRTVLIKHVLQGMSIHLLSAMNPPDSVIKQMHKMFAEFFWSNTIGGKSRHWISWIKMCIPEKEGELDLDLCMMYLWPYICSGSMEHKLGRKMLQARDLIEQHIWWQVKMGDAQFWYDNWTGLGALYYVTGNDVYDERFENVKDMVADGRWDVDKLREVLSEEIVQHVTSTIIPPHAEKRMDNPWWLLDTRGEFSVKSSWEYLRLRGLNFEGLQLQQIITKWWTLSSNDILKPIFQVIPAVVMWELWKRRNAINDDKRRSVERCIYQVFLTIQRLVLCNTDGASRGNPGRGAYGFGVRNERGDLVYAQVGYTTNTEAEALAILEAIKWCHHQHLDHIIMTDFQMVQKVLKEEWKPPWSIVG